The Cryptomeria japonica chromosome 6, Sugi_1.0, whole genome shotgun sequence genomic interval ATTTCATTTTATCTATTGTATAtcttatctcttttaatatttatttcattatcTATGTTAGATTACATTTTTTTTTCCAAGATTGTTATTGCCAATCCTATGTTATTGAGAATCTAGATTTCATCCACTAAAGTCACTATCTAAGAGATTTGATACTATAGTCCAATGAAACTCTAATGAATAATAAAAATTTTCTCCTAAACAAACTACCACATAACCCAATTGAACTATCTTGCATGGCTATGATCTAGCTCACAGGGAACCTTAGAGTGATACTCATCACTTTTTAAGAGTGGTAATTCATCATTGGATTATCTACCATTGGTTGTGATAACATTGTGGTCAACACGTATCATAGATACTTCGGTATAACACCATATGTGATATATAATCAGGAAAAACTAAAATCAAAGTATCATATGAGAGCTTAAATACTCAATCATGTCATATGTCAAAACCAATTAAGATTGTCGTGGTTACTAGACACACAAGATCACATATAATTACATTTAATTATCACAATTTGCTAATTGCTTTGATGtcacacctttgacatcaatgaaaacacaatatgCAACAAGCATATGTGTatcatataataatataaaaaatagataCTGTATTAGGGAAATAttatatcaaccataataatatatCCACCATTTGGAAAAATATATatgacatcatcaagaaattaTAGTAGTGGAAGGACTATTAAAATATTTATCATTCACAATATATTCCTCAATACAAGTAGGTGTACTATATAACATTCCCCAATGATCCTTAGGATCAACTTTAATTAtaaatgacaaaagatgatgaatacaTAACTATGTGATTGGGGAAAACAACAATAGTTTCTTTATTGAttaactttaaaaaataataagGGTTCCTGTTTTCATATATTGCATGTATATTTTTCTAATAAAAAACTTGTAAAATCTAATGTAGAGTGTTGGTGACTACCCCATAACACATATCTATTGATGACATGAAACAATGTTATATAGTAAGTACTTTTAAGTTGTATGAAATAACATATTAAGTGTAAAAGGCCCAAGAGTAAGAgttaaaatactaaaataaaatggtTTGCACCTAACATTAGTGATTTATTTcatgttaaactcaattttgatgaatcaagatgaaaataattttaaaattattcaaGCTAGAGCTTTTATTCACTAAAGATATTTTTATATTATGTGCCCCAATTATGATGAAAATACATAATGACATTAAATTATTTTGAATGAGTGAAGGGATGGGTAAGTCATGAATCACAAATAAAGCCTTATTTTCTTATGTATAAACATGttctaaaatagaacatgactctATCAAATTAAGAAACTATGGAAAAAATAGATActagaagatcatcatcatattGTACTTATATGTGTGATGATTAACctaattaatttttatttcttttagaattctaTTAACCTAATCAATCAAATCATAACATTTATATACTTTTTAAAACCTAGGTGGAGGAGGTAACATTTGTGCATTGAATGGTAAAAATTCTTCATTAGATGTAACTTTATATCACCTATACATACTCTAATAAATTATATCCTTATATAAATGATAATTCCATGAAATAGGTGCTTCTTgtgataaatatgtatatataggtGATTTTTTTGGTACACCACAAATGAAAACTATAGCTTTCATTTTAGTATGAATAATATCGCTGATATGAACATTAAAGAATGAAGCTAACTGACAAGTATTAAAGGATGAGATAGGAGAAGGcatgtataattatatataatcTTTACAAAAATGTTATATAAATTATTATACTAATTTTATAAATGAAGGATAGGGTTATGTCATTATCCaacatgcaaggaaaataatcatTATAAATACTATAAAAAAAATGAGGTAGAGTACCTTACAATGAAAGGAAAATAATCAACAATATTAATGAAAGTGTCAAAAGTACAATGAAGGTAAATAGCTATGCAAACAACCCACTCATGGAAGATGGAGCATAATCAACGTGAAAGAAGGGTGAAACTTCACCAAGTTTAGAACGATAAGAAATACTAAATAATAAAACCACCTTATAATCATTGATATTTGCATGCTTATAATCATACAATATTAATATGAGTCTTATCATAAAAATTTATCAATCAAGTAGAACCATAAGAGGATATGAGGGtacatattaaataaatataaaagaatgaAGGCCCAAACCCTAATCAATATATCACAACAAAAACTTAGAAAAGACAGATATTAATTCTatgtaaattgaaaataaaaggtaTAGATAAAAAATATTAGATCTACATGTAATGAAGTTAAAGTATCAGAGcaaattcctacactaatcttgggAGAagggaaatgcaatattttttatagatctttacaatagttacaaaaaattaacaaaaaaaaacataaatatcatgcatacaagaacacaatgatttacgtggggaaaacccttttgagagaaaaacctcacactcttaaagccacccaatatattattcataatttagtaacaaattacaatatacttatagAGCAAGCTTgtcacaagagtatcaccaacaaAGATCTAGAGGCAAATCAACAACTATCAAACTTTGAGAATACATCGCAATACACAACcataatacaatgccctcataaaataggtCTTATTTCTATCGAAAAGAAAGTGCACAAAATATCCACtgttagatctatgacctaatgataaatggttAGGATTTAGAATgataaaatataaatgaaattttGTTTTAGGGGTGCTACTCCCCACTTCTGAGGTATTCTGCCCTTGGCTCCCAACCATTAGGGGACCATAGCTTGTAAGGGGGGTACCATCCCCCTTGCAACCCCCACCACTTATGTATCAATAGTAACCTTTTATCAATATTACCTTTTATTATTATACGGTTgatacaccattttcctaacactaGGACCCTAATGAGGAAGAGTAAGCTATAAGGGTATAATTGTATGGGGTATAATATACATCAggttcataaaaaaataaaataatttaatacacCTTTACATAAATATTataagaaaaaatattaatttgtaATAACAAAATGGCCTAAATATATAGAGTTGACATTACTACTAATAAATATATGTGGTAATAAATGGATAAAATTTATATAGGTAAATAAATAAACGTGCTTGTATTTGGAATCAATATCAATGTGAAAGTGAAAGATATACAATGATTTATCACTACTCAAAACACCAATATGTATTAGACAATTGATTTCAAATTGAAGACCCAACTATTCAAAGTTTAAGGTGATTTCATGCTATGAAATAACTTTGGGTCAAAAGTGAGATATTAAATTGATCTATAGATCCGATAAAGTCATTCTTTGTACATAAAATTGATCATTGGGGTTATATGGTTTAAAATATGGTTTTATTTTCCTTTCGATATCTAAACATATAACAACTAATTGACAATGATGATAAGCACTTTATGGATCTCTCTAAGTGAGGATCATGTAATTCTTAGCTAGGTTAacctaatgaattgtgaaaatGATCAAAGACAAGAATCACCAATACGATATGGATATTCATTATTAAGTATGAAAATGTTGACTTACTAGTGAACAAAAAATTCTAACCTTTTTTCTTAATGATTTATAAGTACATGTCCTGAATCCTAGATTCCTATTAGATAATCACAAGGAATTAGAGTTTGCCCTTTAAGACAACACCCTAAAATATAATTTGAAGTATGCTGCACTCAAGATGGTGGGTAGTAACTAGTTGGAAGGGAACGACAAGAACCCAATTTTCAAAACTAAAATGAAGAGGTGTAGAGGTTAATTTCACACCACAAATAAAAAGTTCAATTTTAAACTAAGATTTTGAATAAAGAGGTCCAAATGATTTGCGGGTCAATATTTTTGAGATTCAAGAAGTTGATGTGATGAATACTTAAAagattttactaacttttatgcATGAATACAACATGTGTACACTCTTATTGCATAAAGCACAAAAGTGTAAGGTATAAATGATTTAGAACCAAGTGCTACAATTACATATATCTaatgtaaattttaaattaaaatcttcTTTAAGTATCACATTTGAAAGATTTAATCATGTCAATATGGAAACCATGTAATCCATAAACTATTAGATTTtactattattttatattttttaataatattaataatatttaaatacatATCCATCAACTAATCATCAATTTATAAATGTGTTTTTTTTCTAAAGATCTAAGAATTTTACATGTTTCTAATAAcaatctcaaatttattttcatatttttggtttAGTGTTTCACCTCATAAACATATGATACATGCTCTCACACTTGTTTCAAGTATTTTACATGTGTCACATCTCTGGGAAGGCTACTCAATTTTTTACTTCTTATTCTATATATGCAAGGAGATCATTATACATTTACACACTTTTATGATAATTTTTTGACTAATTCTTGTTACATACATTCTTTTATGAGAGTTCTTAAAATTTTGCATTCATAATTTACTGATCCAGCTTTCCAAATTTTCTCTAAAaactttaaaaatatgttttttcaAACATATTTAAAATCCATATATTACATGTACCATTTCTGAAATAAGGTACACCCAATGAAACCATTAGATTTTCCATTCATGTCATCTCACAGAAATAGAAACATAAGTTGACCTAAAACACATCGTAATCAGCATCTTTTATATACTATGtatctttattttattatatagTTCATACAACTAATTTCTACTGAACATTCATATAATTAAGATAGCCTATGGAATTGGTACATTGGTAATGTTCTATTTCCACTGGCTTTGAAAAACTTATAGCAATAGTCTTAACCCCTAATATTTTTCATGTTATCTGAATTCAATCCTTAAGTTGTATGATCTTCACTTGATCAGGCAGCTTAGCAGAGACCTTTCCCTTTGGAATTTGGACGTTCAATACACCATTCTCTATCTTGGCCTCTATTTTGTCACTGTCAATATTATCCGGAAGCTTGAATCTTCGCACGTATCCCTCCTCCCACCACTCTGCACGACGCTCTTCTCCATTGCCCCTGCTATTTTCATTCTGCTTCTTCCATTGCCCACTAATCTCAAGAATGCTCCCATCCTCCACAATCACCTGAATATCATTTTTAGTTAAACCtgccaaacaaaaacaaaaatcttaactAGAGCTATTAGATTTTCGTTAACATAGAATAGTTTTTCTCATCAACGTTTTAGTTTATAGATTCATTAGGTATAGATCATAGAACCATGAAAACATAAGAATAAAGAAAATATGATCTGATATATTGATGAAAATTCTAAACTACCAAATAGAAAAGCTGTCAAAGAATTCTAAAACATAAGCAAGTTAAAACTACTAGTAAAAACTGTATAAGCTACGTAAACAAGAGAGTTAAAACTACTAATTATACAGTTAGCAAAGCAAAATAAAACCAGCATGCAGAGATGGGTTATATACCTGGGAGTTGGGCAAGGAGAATGTGGCTATTGTCAGtttcagtccagtcgatgagagAAGTGTTTGCAATGGCTTCTAAGTCATCGAAATCCCAGAGTGGAAAAGGCTGTGATGGATCCCAGAGAGTCCCGAAGAGGCAGGGATCAAAGAGGTGACCTTCTCCGAATACTGAATTCAACCTTGGCATGATGATTGATTGAAGTAGCTCCTCTGTCTCTACGTCCAATTCGCTGTTGTAGTCATCTGCAAAGGCTTGGGATAAGGCCATTCTGCACTTGTTAAGCAATTGAGTATCTTTGAGAAAGCAAATGAGGCAAGTACACCGATGGATTTTACTCTGTGGTTCGGTGGCATATATAGAGCCGGTTTTGGATTCGATTGCTTTAATGTTTTTgtttgtatgcatgcttttctagAATTTCGTGGTTAATAATTGAGTATCGGAATAAAGAAACGCATGCTTTGTTAAAGTGATTCAAAGTGAAGAAGATAAGTAGATTATTCTCGAAAATACCACCGAAAGGAGTCGGCTTAAATTTTTGTAAACCATAGCAAGATGTAGATGCGACTGCCTCACATTAGAGGGGAAAAGTTTAGCTAATTATAGAATTGGATTCATGAAAGTTCAACTTTATCTAATAATGGTGTAATGTTTAAGTAggttttatttcaattaattatgtTGTAGGATTAATGAAAGTgtcattttaatattgtaatagagGATGGATACAAAGGTGTCACTTCAATTAACATATATTATCTTTTGAAATAAATTGCATTAATATTGTGTATTAGTTTTTAGGTTAGAAAAATATAATGAATATATGTTAATGTGTTGGATTAAGTGGATATGCTTTAATGTGAAGGTAAACAAAAGATAGTCCCATATTATAACTTCTAATTCTAAGGAAAAGTTTCATATTAAAGATGATTCATGCATGTTTTAAAGTGTTTAAGGATGTAAGCATCATATGTATGATCTAAGTAAGGTTGGAAGGATTACATGAATGTGGGAAGTTTAATATAACATTATGTCAAAACtattggaaaaagaaatcaaaagataaTACCATTATGTCAAATAATGACAAACATACCATATCATATAACAAAAATCTTATATTAGAGAATAAAGAAGTTTAGTTAGATTGAAAGATTACATCTATAAATGTCTCCAAGTGGGAAAACCAAACAAAATGGTTTGTGTTGGTGTTAAGTGTCATAACTATAAAAGGGTTAACGATATTTATAG includes:
- the LOC131036218 gene encoding 16.9 kDa class I heat shock protein 3 translates to MALSQAFADDYNSELDVETEELLQSIIMPRLNSVFGEGHLFDPCLFGTLWDPSQPFPLWDFDDLEAIANTSLIDWTETDNSHILLAQLPGLTKNDIQVIVEDGSILEISGQWKKQNENSRGNGEERRAEWWEEGYVRRFKLPDNIDSDKIEAKIENGVLNVQIPKGKVSAKLPDQVKIIQLKD